Proteins encoded within one genomic window of Arachis ipaensis cultivar K30076 chromosome B08, Araip1.1, whole genome shotgun sequence:
- the LOC107612230 gene encoding peroxisome biogenesis protein 19-1-like isoform X2, whose translation MGGGLPELKNKKRGKQKAPKDAHVSEALGKLREQTREAVKGLEFMAPSSADDFGKDAMMEDWVKHFEDLAGSQMQKETLMERTTLRGGQRNFRA comes from the exons ATGGGTGGTGGGTTACCcgaattgaaaaataagaaaaggggGAAACAGAAGGCTCCCAAAGATGCCCACGTCAGTGAGGCACTCGGCAAGCTGAGGGAGCAGACCAGGGAGGCTGTCAAGGGTCTCGAATTCATGGCTCCGTCGTCGGCCGATGATTTCGGTAAAGATGCCATGATGGAGGATTGGGTCAAGCATTTTGAGGACCTTGCTGGCTCTCAG ATGCAGAAAGAGACGTTGATGGAGAGAACCACGTTGAGGGGAGGCCAACGAAATTTTAGGGCTTAA
- the LOC107612230 gene encoding peroxisome biogenesis protein 19-1-like isoform X3, with translation MGGGLPELKNKKRGKQKAPKDAHVSEALGKLREQTREAVKGLEFMAPSSADDFGKDAMMEDWVKHFEDLAGSQFE, from the exons ATGGGTGGTGGGTTACCcgaattgaaaaataagaaaaggggGAAACAGAAGGCTCCCAAAGATGCCCACGTCAGTGAGGCACTCGGCAAGCTGAGGGAGCAGACCAGGGAGGCTGTCAAGGGTCTCGAATTCATGGCTCCGTCGTCGGCCGATGATTTCGGTAAAGATGCCATGATGGAGGATTGGGTCAAGCATTTTGAGGACCTTGCTGGCTCTCAG TTTGAGTAA
- the LOC107612230 gene encoding peroxisome biogenesis protein 19-1-like isoform X1, translating into MGGGLPELKNKKRGKQKAPKDAHVSEALGKLREQTREAVKGLEFMAPSSADDFGKDAMMEDWVKHFEDLAGSQPWLSVPLMGDSYWCTQQMQKETLMERTTLRGGQRNFRA; encoded by the exons ATGGGTGGTGGGTTACCcgaattgaaaaataagaaaaggggGAAACAGAAGGCTCCCAAAGATGCCCACGTCAGTGAGGCACTCGGCAAGCTGAGGGAGCAGACCAGGGAGGCTGTCAAGGGTCTCGAATTCATGGCTCCGTCGTCGGCCGATGATTTCGGTAAAGATGCCATGATGGAGGATTGGGTCAAGCATTTTGAGGACCTTGCTGGCTCTCAG CCATGGCTCTCCGTTCCTCTCATGGGGGACAGCTATTGGTGTACACAACAGATGCAGAAAGAGACGTTGATGGAGAGAACCACGTTGAGGGGAGGCCAACGAAATTTTAGGGCTTAA
- the LOC107612045 gene encoding uncharacterized protein LOC107612045, whose product MDGKWKVSKQKETTSSKFSRSCSTRSTTSNSPLLMRSISHKSSSSSSKCNNNNNLQRSFSQKNTSSPASIGRKCTNIAKEHKARFYIMRRCVAMLVCWHKHGDS is encoded by the coding sequence ATGGATGGAAAATGGAAGGTGTCAAAGCAGAAGGAAACAACAAGTTCCAAGTTCTCTCGGAGTTGCTCAACAAGAAGCACCACCTCAAACTCTCCTCTTCTCATGAGAAGCATATCACACAAGAGTTCCTCATCTTCTTCCAAgtgcaataacaacaacaatcttCAAAGAAGCTTCTCGCAGAAGAACACGTCATCACCAGCATCCATTGGTCGCAAATGCACCAATATAGCCAAAGAACACAAAGCAAGGTTCTACATCATGAGGCGCTGTGTCGCCATGTTAGTTTGCTGGCACAAGCATGGTGACTCTTGA
- the LOC107614519 gene encoding cyclin-dependent protein kinase inhibitor SMR5: MMSSDGVELDGGCSTPKRWECRIPRAIVPPPPPKKKPFSFPGKGKGKRDPPKNGYFQPSDLDLEELFFLVHPTPTTA; this comes from the coding sequence ATGATGAGTAGCGATGGAGTTGAACTTGATGGAGGGTGTTCAACGCCTAAGAGGTGGGAGTGCCGTATACCAAGGGCAATAGTGCCACCGCCACCGCCAAAGAAGAAGCCTTTTTCCTTTCCgggaaagggaaagggaaaaCGAGATCCCCCCAAGAATGGTTATTTCCAGCCATCTGATCTTGATTTGGAGGAGCTCTTCTTTCTCGTGCATCCAACTCCAACTACTGCTTAG
- the LOC107610259 gene encoding ATP-dependent zinc metalloprotease FTSH 10, mitochondrial gives MIASRIGHSLSRYSRAKNLLQRDAGRATVLKGYGYVASSSFGGAPFLAATTITNGFASNLILHRLHRLFSSINNAPKKKNYENYYPKGKKEIPKEDQQKSKSKEDESNTNKDNKTDNHEKFQENLKKQLHNIITPLLMMLVLLSSAPLPEHELQKISFQEFKTKLLEEGVVDHIVVSNKSVAKIYVKGSHHNGTGDHVDEGKTLPATVETGGQYKYYFIIGSVESFEEKLEEAQEALNIHPHDYIPVTYTSDVYWYQELLRFAPTLLLLGSLVYMGRRVQGGFGVGGGNNKGASGIFNLGKARVTKVDKHAKNKVYFKDVAGCDEAKQEIMEFVHFLKNPKKYEELGAKIPKGALLVGPPGTGKTLLAKATAGESGVPFLSISGSDFLEMFVGVGPSRVRSLFQEARQCAPSIVFIDEIDAIGRARGRGSFSGGNDERESTLNQLLVEMDGFGTTSGIVVLAGTNRPDILDKALLRPGRFDRQISIDRPDIKGRNQIFQIYLKRIKLDHDPSYYSQRLAALTPGFAGADIANVCNEAALIAARSQKTCVTMEHFEAAIDRIIGGLEKKNMVVSMLERRTVAYHESGHVVAAWFLEHAQPLLKVTIVPRGTAALGFAQYVPSENLLMTKEQLLDEICGILGGRAAEQVLIGRISTGAQNDLEKVTKLMYDQVTVYGFSDKVGLL, from the exons ATGATTGCTTCAAGGATTGGTCACTCCCTATCACGCTATTCTCGTGCTAAA AATTTGTTACAACGCGATGCTGGAAGAGCAACCGTTTTGAAGGGTTATGGCTatgttgcttcttcttcattcGGAGGAGCTCCTTTTCTTGCTGCTACTACTATTACCAATGGTTTCGCTTCCAATTTAATATTGCATAGGCTTCATCGGCTCTTTTCCAGCATTAATAATGCCCCAAAGAAAAAAA ATTATGAGAACTACTATCCCAAGGGAAAGAAAGAAATTCCAAAAGAGGATCAGCAGAAATCTAAGTCTAAAGAAG ATGAATCCAACACAAACAAAGATAACAAAACTGACAATCATGAAAAATTTCAAGAGAACTTGAAGAAACAACTTCACAATATCATCACACCTTTGTTGATGATGTTGGTACTTCTTTCATCTGCTCCTTTACCTGAACATGAACTCCAGAAA ATTAGTTTCCAAGAGTTTAAAACAAAGCTTTTGGAGGAAGGAGTAGTAGACCACATTGTTGTTTCAAATAAGTCAGTTGCCAAAATCTATGTAAAGGGCTCTCACCATAATGGAACAGGAGATCATGTTGATGAAGGGAAAACACTTCCTGCAACAGTTGAAACTGGAGGCCAATATAAATACTATTTCATCATAGGCAGCGTCGAGTCCTTCGAGGAGAAGCTAGAGGAAGCACAGGAAGCACTCAACATTCACCCTCATGATTATATTCCTGTCACATATACTTCTGACGTTTATTGGTACCAAGAGTTATTGAGATTTGCTCCAACACTTTTGCTTTTGGGATCTCTCGTGTATATGGGGAGAAGAGTGCAAGGTGGGTTTGGTGTTGGTGGGGGCAACAACAAAGGTGCTAGTGGAATTTTCAACTTAGGAAAAGCCCGTGTAACTAAAGTGGATAAACATGCAAAAAACAAG GTCTACTTTAAAGATGTTGCTGGGTGTGATGAGGCAAAGCAAGAAATCATGGAGTTTGTGCATTTCTTAAAGAATCCAAAGAAATATGAAGAACTTGGTGCGAAAATTCCAAAGGGTGCTCTTCTTGTTGGGCCTCCAGGCACAGGGAAAACACTCTTAGCAAAAGCAACTGCAGGGGAATCCGGTGTGCCTTTTCTATCTATATCTGGTTCTGATTTTCTGGAGATGTTTGTTGGTGTTGGACCCTCAAGGGTGAGAAGCTTGTTCCAGGAAGCAAGGCAATGTGCTCCAAGTATAGTATTCATTGATGAGATTGATGCAATAGGTAGAGCCAGGGGACGTGGAAGCTTCTCTGGTGGCAATGATGAGCGCGAAAGTACATTGAATCAATTGTTGGTGGAGATGGATGGTTTTGGAACCACTTCTGGGATTGTTGTGCTTGCTGGCACAAATAGACCTGATATCTTGGACAAAGCTCTGCTTAGGCCTGGCAGATTCGATCGCCAGATTAGCATCGATAGGCCTGATATTAAGGGTCGCAACCAGATATTTCAAATCTACTTGAAGAGGATCAAACTAGACCATGATCCGTCATATTATTCACAGAGGCTTGCAGCACTTACCCCTGGATTTGCTGGAGCAGACATTGCCAATGTTTGCAATGAAGCTGCACTGATTGCTGCAAGAAGCCAGAAGACTTGCGTCACTATGGAACATTTTGAGGCAGCAATTGATAGGATTATTGGTggattggagaagaagaacatG GTAGTAAGCATGTTGGAAAGGCGTACCGTTGCTTACCATGAATCTGGCCATGTTGTTGCAGCATGGTTCTTGGAACACGCTCAACCATTGTTGAAAGTAACCATAGTTCCTCGCGGTACAGCAGCTCTTGGGTTTGCCCAGTATGTTCCCAGTGAGAATCTCCTAATGACAAAGGAGCAGCTTCTTGATGAGATTTGTGGGATCCTTGGTGGTAGGGCTGCGGAGCAG GTTCTGATTGGAAGAATCTCAACAGGAGCACAAAATGACTTGGAAAAAGTGACTAAGTTGATGTATGACCAAGTAACAGTTTATGGCTTCAGTGACAAAGTTGGTCTGCTCT GA
- the LOC110265587 gene encoding ATP-dependent zinc metalloprotease FTSH 3, mitochondrial-like, with product MTKPYGDGTAALIDAEVREWVAKAYQRTVNLIEEHKDQVAQIAELLLQKEVLYRDDLVQVLGERPFKSSDEHNHYDTFKQDFQLDNDNNGQGPHVSESITFNGRCRVGTK from the exons ATGACCAAACCATACGGCGACGGCACCGCCGCCCTCATCGACGCCGAGGTTCGAGAATGGGTTGCCAAAGCATATCAGCGTACTGTGAACCTCATTGAGGAACACAAGGATCAAGTGGCTCAAATTGCTGAGTTGCTGCTACAAAAGGAAGTGCTATACAGGGATGATTTGGTTCAAGTTTTGGGCGAAAGACCATTCAAGTCTAGTGATGAACACAACCATTATGATACTTTCAAGCAAGATTTTCAACTGGACAATGACAACAATGGGCAAGGACCCCATG TTTCAGAATCAATTACCTTCAATGGACGTTGCCGCGTAGGAACAAAGTAA
- the LOC107612144 gene encoding uncharacterized protein C24B11.05, protein MENGNQFQEVSKAKYDCLLFDLDDTLYPFSSGLSAHVTKNIQDYMLQTLDIEDAKVPELCYSLYKVYGTTMAGLRAIGYDFDYDDFHGFVHGRLPYNLLKPDPIIKGILLSLPMRKVVFTNSDEAHAGRVLQRLGLEDCFERIISFETLNPFNKLNDPENKLGNGSRAISTGIFDFYEYLSKPDSDIVLPRTPVVCKPFQDSFEKVFSLASIDPQRTLFFDDSIRNLATGKSLGLHTVVVGTSVRTAGVDHALESIHNMKEAFPELWEAAEKSEGVKYSRKVSIETSVIA, encoded by the exons ATGGAAAACGGGAATCAGTTCCAGGAAGTTTCAAAGGCCAAATACGATTGTCTTTTGTTTG ATCTTGATGATACCCTTTATCCTTTTAGTTCTGGATTATCAGCGCATGTGACAAAAAATATTCAAG ATTACATGCTTCAAACACTTGACATAGAGGATGCTAAAGTTCCTGAATTATGCTATTCACTATACAAGGTTTATGGGACAACAATGGCTGGTCTCAGG GCAATTGGATATGACTTTGACTATGATGACTTTCATGG CTTTGTTCATGGGAGATTGCCATATAATTTGCTGAAACCTGACCCTATTATTAAGGGAATTTTGCTAAGCTTGCCTATGAGAAAAGTT GTTTTCACAAACTCAGATGAGGCACATGCAGGTAGAGTACTTCAAAGGCTTGGATTGGAGGATTGCTTTGAAAGGATCATAAGCTTTGAAACATTAAACCCATTCAACAAGTTGAATGATCCTGAGAACAAACTTGGCAATGGAAGTAGAGCAATTAGCACAGGAATATTTGATTTTTATGAGTACTTGAGTAAGCCTGATTCTGATATTGTGCTTCCAAGGACCCCAGTAGTCTGCAAACCTTTTCAAGATTCATTTGAAAAGGTTTTTAGTTTGGCAAGCATTGACCCTCAAAGAACA TTGTTCTTTGATGACAGTATCCGCAATTTAGCCACTGGCAAATCATTGGGCCTTCACACTGTAGTG GTGGGTACTTCTGTTAGAACCGCAGGAGTGGATCATGCATTAGAGAGTATACATAATATGAAGGAAGCATTTCCAGAACTGTGGGAAGCTGCTGAGAAATCTGAAGGGGTCAAGTATTCTAGGAAGGTTTCAATTGAAACATCTGTCATAGCTTAA